The genomic window GCCGCCCTCGACAACCCGGCCTTCACCACCGATGTCATCGTTGGCTTCCCCGGGGAAACCGACACCTACTTCCAGGAAAGCCACGACTTCTGCCGAAAGGTTGGCTTTTCCCAGATGCATGTCTTCACCTATTCCCCCCGCCCCAAGACCATCGCCGCCCGGATGGGCAACCAAGTTAACGGCGCGCTCGCCATGGAGCGCAGCGAACAGCTCCGCGCGCTGGGCGAACAACTGGCCGCCGACTACCACCGCCAGTTTGCGGGCAAGAACGCGGAGGTGCTCGTTGAGGGCAGCAAGGATGGCAGGGCCACCGGCTACTCCCGCCACTATATCCCCGCCGAGTTCGGCGCAACGGAGGATTTGCGGGGCCAGATGGTGAGCCTGCCCGTCCGGGAAACCTCGGCATCGGGCATCGTTTGCGACCCAGGCATGCTGTCACGCCTTTAGAGGCCGCCTACAGGCGGGACGACGAACCGTTCTACATACTTTTTCTTTTAATCTTTAATCCTCCGACCGCCATTCCGTATATTCCCTGCACCTATGAGAGATAACACCCTAGATAGCGAAATCCGGATCTGGCAGGAAAAGCTTTTCGGCCGTTCCATTCGCCGAGGCCGCACGCTCCAGCGCATCAATGCGCTGGTGGGCGCAACATCGAACCAGCAATGCCTCGAAATCAGCGCCGGCGATGGAATCATCAGCACCAGCCTTCGCAGCCTGGGCGGCAGCTGGAAAACCGCCGTTTCCACCAAGGCCGCATCCGACTCCATCAGCTATTGCCTTAGCGAAACGATCACTCTCATCGACAACGGCAAGCTCCCCTTCGAAGACCATGCCTTCGACAAGGTGGTCATCGTTGATGCGCTCAAGAACATGGCCGACGACTACGAATTCCTTCACGAATGCCACCGCGTGTTGAAAACCGACGGATGGGTCATTGTTAGCGAAGCCCGCCGCGCGCCCTTGAGCATGGTTTCGCTTTTGCAGCGCATCCTCAAGGTCTCGCCCATCTCCAGAGGGGCGCGGCGCAACGGCTACAAGGTGCAAGAGCTTTTCGATAAACTGAAGGATGGCTTCGACGTTCCCGAAACCTTCGTATATTCGAATGGCCTATTCGAAGCACTGGCCACCCTGGGCGAGTTCGTGCAGAAAATGATTGCGCACGGTCCCTACTGGATGGTCCGCGAAAATGCGCGCGAGGAAGAACTCTACCACTACCGCCACCTCCACGGCATGGCCGGCATGGCCTATCCGTTGCTGTGGTTCGCATCCAAGCTTGAATTCCTTCCGGGCCACAAGCTGCTGGTGAAAAGCAGGCGCCGCCACTGGCGCCCGCGCCGCCAGCCCAAACTCATCGACGGGCGCTCCATCGCCGAAGCCGCCATCAACACCAAAATCGGCACCGCCGCCCCCTTCTAAACCCCAAAACGATTGATAATCTTTTTTGCAACGACGAATCCGTAGCACGGAAAGAGAATGAAGAATTTGTACAAAAAACTCGAACAGGCGATCGGTTATCGGTTCAAGAAAAAAGCCCTCCTTGAACTGGCCCTCACCCATCCCTCGTTCCGCTACGAAGACAAGGAAGCCTCCGACGACAACCAGCGGCTCGAATATCTCGGCGACGCCGTGCTCAGCCTGATCTCCGCCGAGCACCTCTTCAACAACAATCCCGACGCACGCGAAGGCGACATGTCCAAGCTGCGCAGCCGCCTCACGCAGGATCGCAAACTCGCACAGATCGGCGCCTCGATCGGCATCAGCGAATACCTGCGTCTCGGCCGCGGCGAAGAGAAGAACGGCGGAGCCAAACGCGCCTCCAACCTGGCCGACGCCGTCGAAGCCATCATCGGCGCCGCCTGGATCGACGGCGGATCCCGCGCCTCCAACAAGATTTTCAAGAAAGTCTTCCTGCCCGAACTAGGGGAGTTGCGGCTCACCGAAGTCAAAAGCAACCCCAAGGGCAACCTGCAGGAATATGCCCAGAGCCACGGGCACGGTATCCCTGAATACGAGACCATCGAAACCGCCGGCCCGGAGCACGACCGCGTCTTTACGGTCGAAGTGAAAACCTGCGGAAAAACCTGGAAAGCCCAAGCCGGCAGCAAACGCGAAGGCGAGCGCCTTGCCGCGCTCAAAGCCCTGCAAGAGCTCTCCAAAAATCCGGCATAAGCCTCCGCACAAGAATCCGCGCGCAGAAAGGAACCCATCCATGAACAGCTATCTCATTTTCATCCTCGCACTGATGGCATTCAACTGGCTGCTTTCACTCATCGTCGAAACCCTCAACATACGCAACGTCACCACCGAGATTCCGGACGAATTCCACGGCATCTACGACGACGAAAAATATGCCAAGTCGCAACGCTACCTGAAAGACAACACCCGCTTCGGCCAGATTCAGGCCGCCATCATGCTTCCGCTCACCGTTGCCTTCATCCTGCTGGGCGGTTTCCGCTGGATCAACGACATTGCCCAGGCCACCTCCGATAACATGATTATCCAAGGACTCGTGTTTGGCGGCATCCTCATGGCGATCGGCCAACTCGTTGGACTGCCCTTCGGCATCTACGACACCTTCGTGCTCGAAGAAAAATACGGGTTCAACAAAACCACGGTGAAAACCTTTGTGGCCGACATCCTCAAGGGCCTCCTGCTCACCGTCCTGCTCGGCGGCCCGATCTTTGCGCTCGTCCTTTGGATCTTATCCTCGGTGGAGCTCGCCTGGCTGTGGGCCTGGGTTGCGCTCAGCGCCATACAGATCTTCATCATGTTCATTGCGCCGGTCGTCATCTTCCCGCTCTTCAACAAGTTTGTCCCGCTGGAGGAAGGCGAGCTTCGCTCATCCATCGAAGACTATGCCGCCGCACAGAACTATACCCTGAGCGGCATCTTCAAGATCGACGGTTCCAAACGCTCCACCAAATCCAACGCCTATTTCACCGGCTTTGGCAAAACCAAGCGCATTGCCCTCTACGACACGCTCATCGAAAACCATTCCACCGAAGAACTCGTCGGCGTGCTCGCCCACGAGATTGGGCATTGCAAGCGCGGCCACGTCAAAAAAGGGATCGCCATTTCCATGGCCTCCACGCTGCTGATGTTTTTCATCCTCTCGTTGTTCATCAGCAAGGAGGGGCTCTACGCCGCATTTGGAATCGAAGGCACCCCACTCTATGCCGGGCTCTTCTTCTTCGGCTTCCTCTACGCCCCCATCAGCATGATTCTCGGCCTGCTTGGGAACATGCTCTCGCGCAAGCACGAGTTCGAGGCCGATGCCTATGCGGCGGAAACCACCCAGGCCCCGGGGAAAATGATCAGCGCACTCAAGAAGCTTTCGGTCGACAACCTCTCCAACCTCACGCCCCATCCGCTCAAGGTTTTCCTGGAATATTCCCACCCGCCCGTCCTCGAACGCATCAAGGCGCTGCGGAAAATAGGTTCGTAGTATCGCCTTGGGGCGGCCGCCTAAAGGCGGGACGACAAACCTCTTCGCTTAAAACGACGGGACGGCGGCGAGGAGCTTGCGGGTGTATTCGTGCTGCGGGTTGTCGATGACATCGGCGACATCGCCCATCTCGACAATTTCGCCGTTATACATGACCGCCACGCGGTCGCAAAGGTTGCGGACAACGGCGAGGTCGTGGCTCACGAACAGGAAGGCGAGATTGTGCTTGGAACGCAACTCTTCAAGTAGCTTGAGGATTTCGGCCTGAACGGAAACATCGAGCGCGGAAACGGGTTCGTCGGCCACCAGCAGATCCGGATTGAGCGCAAGCGCGCGGGCAATGCAAATGCGCTGGCGCTGGCCACCCGAAAACTCGTGCGGATAGCGCCAGGCCCAATCCTTGTTCAACCCGACGGATTCGAACAGTTCGGTGACCCGTTCGCGGCGTTCCGCCGTGTTGGCCCCGATCTTGTGCACCTCCAAAACATCAACGATCGCACTGCCGACCTTCATGCGGGCGTTGAGCGATCCGTAGGGGTCCTGGAAAACCATCTGCACTTCCTGCCGATAGGTTTTCAGCTCCTTGCCTTTCAGCGACGCAACATCGACGCCCTTATAATCGATGGTACCGGAGGAAGGCGCATTGATTCGGATGATGGTCTTGCCAAGCGAACTCTTGCCGCAGCCGCTTTCGCCAACAAGGCCGAAAATTTCTCCGGGCTTGATATGGAACGTGACATCCTTCACGGCATGGACCGCATCGCGTCCGTGGCCATAGATGACGTTCAGGTTTTCAACTGTAAGTAAGTGGTTCACTCATTAGGGGTCGGTCCTCGGATTTAAGTTAGCTTAAATCCGAGGACCGACCCCTCCTCCTTCCTTGGGATGCAGGCGCGGGACGGCGGCCATGAGTTGCTTGGTATATTGGTGCTGCGGGTCGTAGAGCACCTGGCTGGTGGTTCCCTCTTCGACCACCTTGCCCTTTTGCATAACATAGACACGATCGGCGAGGTCGGCCACGATTCCAAAGTTGTGGGTGATCATCAGCACCGACTGCCCGGTCTTTTCGCTGAGTTCGGCGAGGAGGTTGAGGATTTCGCGCTGTACGGTCACATCAAGCGCGGTGGTTGGCTCGTCGGCCACGAGCAGGTCGGGCGAGCAGGCCAGCGCCATGGCAATCATGCAGCGTTGCAACTGACCGCCGCTCATTTGGTGCGGGTAGGCCTCGGCCAGTCGGGATGGCAGATGGACGATGTCGAGCAACCGCTCCACCTCGGCCTTGCGCTCGATGCCCTTGCGGTGGAGCTTGAGCGCCTCTTCAATCTGCCAGCCAATCGTGAAAACGGGGTTGAAGGAGACCATCGGCTCCTGGAAAATATAGGAGATGCGGCTGCCGCGGATTTCGCGCAGCTCGCGTTCGTTGAGCGTCAGCAAATCCTGGCCGCCGAAGATGACCTTTCCGCCTTCGATGCGGGCGACGCGCGGGACCAGGCCGGTGAGGGAGAGCGCACTCATGCTTTTTCCGCTGCCGGACTCGCCGACCAGCGCCACGGTCTCGCCTTTGGCGACGGTGAACGAAACGTCGTCGATGGCCTTCACCAGTCCTTCGCCCCGCCCGAAGTGCAGGGAAAGGTGTTCCACTTCCAAGATGTTGTTTGAATCAGTCATTGAGCCGGGGGTCGAGGGCGTCGCGCAGGGCGTCGCCAAGCAGGTTGAATGCGAGTACGAGCAGGAAGACGGCGATCGTCACGAAGGTCATTTCCCACCACATGCCCTGCCAGAGGCGCATGCGGGCATTGTTGATCATCAGCCCCCACGAGGGTTGGTCCTGCACGCCGATGCCGAGGAAGCTCAGGAACACCTCGGTTCCGACCGCCGCCGGGAAGCGCAGCGTGAAGGTGACGATGACCACGTGCATGACGTTGGGAAGGATATGCTTGAAAATGATGCGTCCGTTGCCGAGGCCGAGCGCCTGGGCGGCCTGCACATAGGTTTGGCCCTTGTGCTTGATCACCTCGCCGCGGATCAGGCGGCAGATGCCGACCCAGGTGGTGAGGCCGATGCCGAGGTAGATGCCGAGCAGTCCCTTGCCCACCACCATGGCGATGGCGAGAATGAACAGCAATCCGGGCATGGAGGCGAAGGTGGAATAGAGCCAGACCACAAAGTCGTCCACCTTGCCGCCGAAATATCCGGCGATGCAGCCGAAGAAGACGCCGATCGGAATGGCGATGAGCGAAGTGATGATGCCGACCTTGTAGGCAATGCATACGCCTTGCACCAGACGGGCCATGACATCGCGCCCGAGTCCGTCGGTACCCATCCAATGGGCCTTGCCCGGCGGTTGGAAGGCGATGTCGAGATTGGTTTTCTGGTAGGAGGGCGTAATGTCACGGATCTCGTAGTATTGATGGAGGATCTCGCCGTACACGGCCAGCAGCGTGAAGAACGCCACCAATCCCAGGCAGACCATGGCAATGCGGTTTTTTCTCAACCGCCGCCAGGCATCGCCCCATAAACTCTGTCCTTTTGCAGTCGCCATGGTTTTATTTCAATTTCACGCGCGGGTCGGCCAGCGCGTAGCAGATGTCGGTTAAAAGGTTGCAGGCCACGAACAGCATCGCGCCGATCAGAACGATGGCGCGGATGACGTCGATATCCGCCGCGAGAATGGCGTTGATGCTGAGATAGCCGAGGCCCGGAATGCCGAAGAAGCTTTCGAGCAACAGCGAGCCGGTATAGAGGTATGGAATGGCAATCACGACATTGGTAATGATCGGGATCATGGCGTTCTTCAGCACATGCACGAAGAGGACGCGCGGCTTGGCGACGCCCTTGGCGAAGGCGGTGCGGACATAGTCCTTATACATTTCGTCGAGCATCACCGTGCGGTAGAAGCGGATGTTTGCGCCGAGGCCGCTGATAACGCCGATGAGGACGGGCAGCACCAGATAGCGCGCCGACTCGAAGCCCCAAACCGGAAACAGCCCTTGCTTGTAGGCCAGGAAATATTGGCCCGCCACGATGTAGACCAGATAGTTGATGCTCATCAGCGCCACGGAAAACATGACCAGGAAACGGTCGATGAAGGTGTCGCGGAAAAAGGCGCAGACGAGCGAAAGGCTCACCGAGAGCACGATGCCGATGAGAAAAATGGGAATCGTCAGGGAAAGCGAAGGCAGCACACCGTCCTTAAGCAGCTTGGAAACGGGTTGTTTCAGGCTTTCGGAATAGCCCATGTCGCCGCGGGCGAGCTGTTTGACGTAGAACCAGAGCTGCGAGTCGAACGGATTCTTCATGACCTTGCGCAGCTTGAGCTTCTTGATTTCGAGCCCTTCGGCTCCGGTGGCGAAGCCACCCTCTTCCGATCCCTTGAAACGGATCTTCGCGCTTTTCCAATCGGCGGAGGCCAGCGCGCCGCCGGCCAGCGAGCCGGCGCCGCGGTAGGTGACCTGCCACACGAACTCCGCCCCGGACTCCAAAGGAAACGCAAGCGGGTCGATTTTTGCGTTGGGCTGGATGGAAACGGAAGCGGTTTCGGCGGAGTAGAGCGCGTTGCTCCAGCTGCGCCAGCGCCCCGCCCCTTCTGCGAGGTCTTGGTCTTCGTAGGCGCGGCTGGTGGCGCGGGTTCCGAAAAAGAGTGGTTTGTTGAGGCCGCGCTGCTCGTCGAACGCTTCCAACGATTGGAGGGAAACCTTCTTGCCGAGCGCGATCGCGGCGAGGTCGCCACCCACCACGTTGAAAAGAATGAAGGTGAGCAAGACCACGCCGACCACCGTGGGCAC from Pontiella desulfatans includes these protein-coding regions:
- a CDS encoding class I SAM-dependent methyltransferase; this translates as MRDNTLDSEIRIWQEKLFGRSIRRGRTLQRINALVGATSNQQCLEISAGDGIISTSLRSLGGSWKTAVSTKAASDSISYCLSETITLIDNGKLPFEDHAFDKVVIVDALKNMADDYEFLHECHRVLKTDGWVIVSEARRAPLSMVSLLQRILKVSPISRGARRNGYKVQELFDKLKDGFDVPETFVYSNGLFEALATLGEFVQKMIAHGPYWMVRENAREEELYHYRHLHGMAGMAYPLLWFASKLEFLPGHKLLVKSRRRHWRPRRQPKLIDGRSIAEAAINTKIGTAAPF
- the rnc gene encoding ribonuclease III, with the protein product MKNLYKKLEQAIGYRFKKKALLELALTHPSFRYEDKEASDDNQRLEYLGDAVLSLISAEHLFNNNPDAREGDMSKLRSRLTQDRKLAQIGASIGISEYLRLGRGEEKNGGAKRASNLADAVEAIIGAAWIDGGSRASNKIFKKVFLPELGELRLTEVKSNPKGNLQEYAQSHGHGIPEYETIETAGPEHDRVFTVEVKTCGKTWKAQAGSKREGERLAALKALQELSKNPA
- a CDS encoding M48 family metallopeptidase — encoded protein: MNSYLIFILALMAFNWLLSLIVETLNIRNVTTEIPDEFHGIYDDEKYAKSQRYLKDNTRFGQIQAAIMLPLTVAFILLGGFRWINDIAQATSDNMIIQGLVFGGILMAIGQLVGLPFGIYDTFVLEEKYGFNKTTVKTFVADILKGLLLTVLLGGPIFALVLWILSSVELAWLWAWVALSAIQIFIMFIAPVVIFPLFNKFVPLEEGELRSSIEDYAAAQNYTLSGIFKIDGSKRSTKSNAYFTGFGKTKRIALYDTLIENHSTEELVGVLAHEIGHCKRGHVKKGIAISMASTLLMFFILSLFISKEGLYAAFGIEGTPLYAGLFFFGFLYAPISMILGLLGNMLSRKHEFEADAYAAETTQAPGKMISALKKLSVDNLSNLTPHPLKVFLEYSHPPVLERIKALRKIGS
- a CDS encoding ATP-binding cassette domain-containing protein, translated to MNHLLTVENLNVIYGHGRDAVHAVKDVTFHIKPGEIFGLVGESGCGKSSLGKTIIRINAPSSGTIDYKGVDVASLKGKELKTYRQEVQMVFQDPYGSLNARMKVGSAIVDVLEVHKIGANTAERRERVTELFESVGLNKDWAWRYPHEFSGGQRQRICIARALALNPDLLVADEPVSALDVSVQAEILKLLEELRSKHNLAFLFVSHDLAVVRNLCDRVAVMYNGEIVEMGDVADVIDNPQHEYTRKLLAAVPSF
- a CDS encoding ABC transporter ATP-binding protein, producing the protein MTDSNNILEVEHLSLHFGRGEGLVKAIDDVSFTVAKGETVALVGESGSGKSMSALSLTGLVPRVARIEGGKVIFGGQDLLTLNERELREIRGSRISYIFQEPMVSFNPVFTIGWQIEEALKLHRKGIERKAEVERLLDIVHLPSRLAEAYPHQMSGGQLQRCMIAMALACSPDLLVADEPTTALDVTVQREILNLLAELSEKTGQSVLMITHNFGIVADLADRVYVMQKGKVVEEGTTSQVLYDPQHQYTKQLMAAVPRLHPKEGGGVGPRI
- a CDS encoding ABC transporter permease, which encodes MATAKGQSLWGDAWRRLRKNRIAMVCLGLVAFFTLLAVYGEILHQYYEIRDITPSYQKTNLDIAFQPPGKAHWMGTDGLGRDVMARLVQGVCIAYKVGIITSLIAIPIGVFFGCIAGYFGGKVDDFVVWLYSTFASMPGLLFILAIAMVVGKGLLGIYLGIGLTTWVGICRLIRGEVIKHKGQTYVQAAQALGLGNGRIIFKHILPNVMHVVIVTFTLRFPAAVGTEVFLSFLGIGVQDQPSWGLMINNARMRLWQGMWWEMTFVTIAVFLLVLAFNLLGDALRDALDPRLND
- a CDS encoding ABC transporter permease, which gives rise to MLNYILKRIWQMVPTVVGVVLLTFILFNVVGGDLAAIALGKKVSLQSLEAFDEQRGLNKPLFFGTRATSRAYEDQDLAEGAGRWRSWSNALYSAETASVSIQPNAKIDPLAFPLESGAEFVWQVTYRGAGSLAGGALASADWKSAKIRFKGSEEGGFATGAEGLEIKKLKLRKVMKNPFDSQLWFYVKQLARGDMGYSESLKQPVSKLLKDGVLPSLSLTIPIFLIGIVLSVSLSLVCAFFRDTFIDRFLVMFSVALMSINYLVYIVAGQYFLAYKQGLFPVWGFESARYLVLPVLIGVISGLGANIRFYRTVMLDEMYKDYVRTAFAKGVAKPRVLFVHVLKNAMIPIITNVVIAIPYLYTGSLLLESFFGIPGLGYLSINAILAADIDVIRAIVLIGAMLFVACNLLTDICYALADPRVKLK